The genome window TAGGAGATATAGAGCAGGACAAAGTTGATAAAATCATATCTACGATTCAGGAAATTATTTCATCACCTTTAAATATTGAAGTAAAATTTCAAGAATTTGAAATATGGCCAAACGGAAGATTTCCAAGACAACTTGTAGTTACGGGAATTGATCTCAATAGTGAAGGAATAAAGCTTTATAAAGAGTTGAACAAAGATCTTGTTAAGTTTGGAATAGATAAGGAAAAAAGATCTTTTAATCCACATATTACTGTTGCAAGATTCAGGGTTAAAGAAAAGCTCAAAGAGTCGATTATATTACCAGAATGGTTTATATTCAAGGAGTCCATTATTAA of Candidatus Melainabacteria bacterium RIFOXYA2_FULL_32_9 contains these proteins:
- a CDS encoding 2'-5' RNA ligase produces the protein MSKNSEIKTVRLFLGSYVNSDIIYSSLDSEKFEQDLNCSMKFVEKENIHLTWKFIGDIEQDKVDKIISTIQEIISSPLNIEVKFQEFEIWPNGRFPRQLVVTGIDLNSEGIKLYKELNKDLVKFGIDKEKRSFNPHITVARFRVKEKLKESIILPEWFIFKESIIKFSRIDLIQSTLTPKGSIYKSIQSFEI